In Candidatus Methylomirabilota bacterium, a single window of DNA contains:
- a CDS encoding chemotaxis response regulator protein-glutamate methylesterase → MIRILVADDSATVREYLTFLLNQDPALQVVGTARDGLDAVEQAERLKPDVIVMDVHMPRMNGYEATRQIMERVPTPIVMVSASSTRYEAATAFEALKAGALTVVEKPCGPDHSAQAEGTRRLLETVKLMAEVKVVRRWPKRERSTPPSPLWAMADGTIRLIAIGGSTGAPQIIADILAKLPRDLWAPILVVQHIAPGFTGGFAEWLAEGTRLTVKLAESGEATRPGTVYLAPEGSQTGITKEGRIRLTKEPIEDGFCPSASYLFQSVAEAFGRSALGILLTGMGRDGAAGLKRLREAGGVTIAQDEESCVIFGMPAEAIRLGAVEHVLSPEQIVGAIRSLVSHG, encoded by the coding sequence ATGATCCGGATACTCGTAGCCGATGATTCGGCGACGGTGCGGGAATATCTGACCTTTTTGCTTAACCAGGATCCTGCGCTTCAGGTCGTTGGCACAGCCCGGGACGGTCTGGACGCCGTGGAGCAGGCCGAACGGCTTAAACCAGACGTCATCGTGATGGACGTCCACATGCCTCGGATGAACGGCTATGAGGCGACCCGTCAGATCATGGAGCGTGTTCCCACGCCTATCGTGATGGTCAGCGCCAGCTCCACCCGCTATGAAGCGGCCACAGCCTTCGAGGCCCTCAAGGCCGGCGCCTTAACAGTGGTTGAAAAGCCTTGCGGCCCGGATCATTCGGCGCAGGCCGAGGGTACCCGGCGGCTCCTGGAGACGGTGAAGCTTATGGCGGAGGTGAAGGTAGTCCGGCGATGGCCGAAGCGCGAACGTTCGACGCCGCCTTCTCCGCTTTGGGCCATGGCGGACGGAACGATCAGACTCATCGCAATCGGCGGGTCCACCGGCGCCCCTCAGATCATCGCTGACATTCTGGCAAAGCTACCCCGCGACCTCTGGGCGCCTATCCTCGTCGTGCAACACATCGCGCCGGGGTTCACAGGGGGGTTCGCCGAATGGCTCGCCGAGGGGACTCGCCTCACGGTAAAGCTGGCCGAGTCAGGGGAAGCGACCCGGCCGGGCACTGTCTACCTTGCGCCGGAGGGTTCTCAGACGGGGATCACGAAGGAGGGCCGGATTCGGTTGACGAAGGAGCCGATCGAGGACGGTTTCTGCCCGTCGGCTTCCTATCTCTTTCAGTCAGTGGCAGAGGCCTTTGGCCGATCCGCTCTCGGCATCCTCCTGACCGGGATGGGGCGGGACGGCGCGGCTGGTCTCAAGCGGCTTCGGGAGGCTGGCGGGGTGACGATCGCCCAGGATGAGGAGAGTTGCGTAATTTTTGGGATGCCGGCAGAGGCCATCCGCCTGGGGGCGGTCGAGCATGTGCTCTCGCCGGAGCAGATCGTGGGAGCGATCCGCTCCCTGGTAAGTCACGGCTAG
- a CDS encoding response regulator, which translates to MANRENDFKARLLVTFRIEAEEHLQALTENLLALDRGLPPAEMCEVVEATFREVHTLKGAARSVSLMDVETICQACESVLSRATRGQLVLSQPILNRLQEAVDGVARLLAGSADSTVVPDLIRCLEKAVNETGVRDQGLGIRVQPPTPNPQSPASPPSPIPHADSVRLATAKLDVLLLQAEDLLVPKLAADERVREAKALVEALKRLRAGVRGWGSELQAVEAQAEDLLRHLAGDQRTISRAVDGLYEELRRTRLTPSSTVLDLFPRMVRDLARTHGKEVEWVAYGADLEVDRKVLEAMKEPLIHLVRNAIDHGIEMPEARVEAGKSRRGRVVVTISALEGGRIEIRAEDDGDGIDLGRVKAAAIRARLLTAEAAEALTGDQTLDLLFRSGLSTSPIVTDLSGHGLGLAIVKERVERLGGQIRTETRAGVGTTVRAILPATITTFRGLLVQAGGQPFLLPTEAIEQAIRVAHDAVEHVEGREAIRWNGQPLSIARLSGLLGLSEAADQPEPGRKRPCIIVKSGEAQVGLLVEEILGDREVLVKEIGPPLVRVKNVAAAGLLGTGQVVLILRPADLLRSIREITCPPVKAVAHEEKDRQPVLLVVDDSITTRTMEKNLLEAAGYQVKVAVDGMEAWTLLNTEEFDLVVSDVDMPRMDGFDLTTRIRADRKLSELPVVLVTALESRENKERGIEVGANAYILKSSFDQSSLLEFIRRLV; encoded by the coding sequence ATGGCGAATCGAGAGAACGACTTCAAGGCCCGGCTGCTGGTTACGTTCCGGATCGAGGCCGAGGAGCATCTTCAGGCCCTTACGGAGAACCTGCTGGCGCTGGACCGCGGGTTGCCGCCTGCCGAGATGTGCGAGGTCGTTGAGGCGACGTTTCGGGAGGTCCACACGCTGAAGGGAGCCGCGCGCTCCGTCAGCCTGATGGATGTAGAGACCATTTGCCAGGCGTGTGAGTCGGTGCTGAGCCGAGCCACACGCGGCCAGCTCGTACTGAGCCAGCCGATCCTGAATCGCCTCCAGGAAGCAGTCGATGGCGTCGCCCGCCTCTTGGCAGGCAGCGCCGATTCGACGGTGGTGCCTGATCTGATTCGATGCCTCGAGAAAGCGGTGAATGAGACGGGGGTTAGGGATCAAGGGTTAGGGATCAGAGTCCAACCCCCAACCCCCAATCCCCAATCCCCCGCTTCACCCCCATCTCCCATTCCCCACGCGGACAGCGTCCGGCTCGCCACGGCCAAGCTGGACGTCCTGCTTCTTCAGGCAGAAGACCTTCTGGTGCCAAAGCTCGCTGCCGATGAGCGGGTGCGAGAAGCCAAGGCGCTGGTCGAGGCGCTCAAGCGGTTAAGAGCGGGTGTCAGGGGATGGGGATCTGAACTTCAGGCGGTGGAGGCTCAGGCCGAGGATCTGCTTCGCCATCTTGCCGGCGATCAGCGGACCATCAGCAGGGCGGTGGATGGCCTGTATGAAGAGCTGCGGCGGACGAGGCTCACGCCCAGCTCAACCGTCCTGGACCTTTTCCCGCGAATGGTCCGTGATTTGGCACGAACGCACGGCAAAGAGGTTGAGTGGGTGGCCTATGGGGCCGACCTGGAGGTGGACCGGAAGGTCTTGGAAGCGATGAAGGAGCCGTTGATCCATCTTGTGCGAAACGCCATCGACCACGGGATCGAAATGCCTGAAGCCAGGGTAGAGGCGGGCAAATCACGTCGAGGGCGCGTGGTAGTAACCATCAGCGCGCTGGAGGGGGGTCGCATCGAGATCCGCGCTGAGGATGATGGGGACGGGATCGACCTGGGCCGGGTAAAGGCGGCGGCGATTCGGGCGCGCCTCCTGACCGCCGAGGCGGCGGAGGCGTTGACGGGCGACCAAACCCTGGACCTTCTCTTTCGCTCCGGTCTCAGTACCAGCCCCATCGTGACCGATCTCTCAGGCCACGGCTTGGGTCTGGCCATCGTGAAGGAGCGAGTGGAGCGTCTGGGGGGCCAGATCCGGACAGAGACGCGGGCAGGAGTGGGGACGACGGTGCGAGCGATCCTCCCCGCGACGATCACGACGTTTCGCGGTCTTCTGGTCCAGGCGGGCGGGCAGCCCTTCCTCCTTCCCACCGAGGCCATCGAGCAAGCGATCCGCGTCGCACATGATGCGGTCGAGCACGTGGAGGGGCGCGAAGCGATCCGCTGGAACGGCCAACCGCTTTCCATCGCCCGTCTCAGCGGACTGCTCGGACTTTCAGAGGCGGCAGACCAGCCGGAGCCCGGACGCAAGCGGCCGTGCATTATCGTGAAATCCGGCGAGGCGCAGGTGGGGCTTCTGGTCGAAGAGATCCTGGGGGACCGGGAGGTGCTGGTGAAGGAGATCGGGCCCCCGCTCGTCCGGGTCAAGAATGTCGCTGCGGCGGGCCTCCTGGGAACCGGCCAGGTGGTGCTGATCCTCCGCCCCGCGGATCTCCTGAGGTCGATTCGAGAGATCACTTGCCCACCGGTGAAAGCGGTCGCACACGAGGAAAAAGACCGTCAGCCGGTCCTGCTTGTGGTGGACGATTCCATCACCACCCGGACGATGGAGAAGAACCTCCTGGAGGCGGCGGGCTACCAGGTAAAGGTGGCAGTAGACGGGATGGAGGCCTGGACGCTCCTCAACACTGAGGAGTTCGACCTTGTCGTCTCCGACGTGGACATGCCCCGAATGGACGGCTTCGATCTGACAACCCGGATACGGGCCGACCGGAAGCTGTCCGAACTTCCGGTGGTCCTGGTGACTGCACTGGAGTCCCGAGAAAACAAGGAGCGGGGGATCGAGGTTGGCGCGAACGCGTACATCCTCAAGTCAAGTTTTGACCAATCGAGCCTCTTGGAGTTCATCCGTCGGCTGGTGTAA
- a CDS encoding MCP four helix bundle domain-containing protein, producing MKWTVGQRITVGYAVILVLLMVVAGVGYIALSRTAETFETVIHAQERDLGAVRRGDSAIDRATDIFLRYLLVPDESLLKDVDEANAEVRRVMTELRDQAGTAELKTGWGEPLNLLNAWEGAIRSSMAAQRAGRHADALRIRTERVLPVRQQRDTLVAHLVELQGARTREVVRSAVTGASQALWAMLIVSGLALASGVVITWGLTRSITRPLRQTIGTLASACSEILAATTQQASGTAEEATAVQETSTTVDEVKQTAQVSAQKARAVTEGVQQIAQVSQEGRRAVEESIKGMHETKGRMETIAERILTLSEQGQAIGEIITAVNDLAEQSNLLAVNAAI from the coding sequence ATGAAATGGACAGTGGGGCAGCGAATTACGGTTGGGTATGCGGTGATCCTGGTGCTCCTCATGGTGGTGGCTGGGGTAGGATACATTGCCCTCTCCCGGACCGCTGAAACGTTCGAGACTGTGATCCACGCCCAGGAGAGAGATCTTGGGGCCGTACGGAGGGGGGACAGCGCCATCGACAGGGCAACTGATATTTTCCTCCGCTACCTCCTGGTACCGGACGAAAGTCTCCTCAAGGATGTTGATGAGGCGAACGCCGAGGTCCGCCGGGTCATGACAGAGTTGCGGGATCAGGCTGGTACTGCAGAGCTGAAGACAGGCTGGGGAGAGCCGCTCAATCTCTTGAACGCCTGGGAAGGAGCCATCCGGTCCTCGATGGCGGCCCAGCGGGCTGGTCGTCACGCTGATGCGCTTCGTATACGTACAGAGCGGGTTCTGCCCGTCCGGCAGCAGCGAGATACCCTGGTCGCCCACCTCGTCGAATTGCAAGGCGCCCGTACGCGAGAAGTTGTACGGTCAGCGGTTACCGGGGCATCTCAGGCGTTGTGGGCGATGCTCATCGTTTCGGGACTTGCGCTCGCCTCCGGAGTCGTCATTACATGGGGGTTGACGCGCTCAATCACCCGCCCCCTGCGCCAGACGATCGGGACCCTGGCCTCCGCGTGTTCAGAGATCCTCGCCGCCACCACTCAGCAGGCCTCGGGGACGGCAGAAGAGGCGACGGCGGTCCAGGAGACCTCCACGACTGTGGACGAGGTGAAGCAGACCGCCCAGGTGTCGGCGCAGAAGGCGCGCGCCGTGACAGAGGGCGTGCAGCAAATCGCGCAGGTCTCCCAGGAGGGCCGACGGGCTGTGGAGGAGAGTATCAAGGGGATGCACGAGACCAAGGGACGGATGGAGACCATCGCCGAGCGGATCCTGACACTGAGCGAGCAGGGTCAGGCTATCGGTGAGATCATCACCGCCGTCAACGATCTGGCGGAGCAGTCAAACCTCCTCGCGGTGAACGCGGCCATCTAG
- a CDS encoding purine-binding chemotaxis protein CheW: protein MNETRPAVNWQVTHSRLEQTRRTLEAGGSPLPEEVKRILRGRAQALAKPLVEVRTSAEVLDLLVFSLPGERYGIETAHVRGVISLRELTPVPCTPPVILGVVNHRGCILPVLDLRRLFNLPGQGITEGGRVVAVEAGGMTFGIFADAVAGSIRVAAHEIAPPPATLSAGRQACIRSITGEMIAVLDLEALTRDPRIVVNDEVGG, encoded by the coding sequence ATGAACGAGACTCGACCGGCGGTCAACTGGCAGGTGACCCACTCCCGGCTGGAGCAAACACGGCGGACTCTGGAAGCCGGCGGGAGTCCTCTCCCTGAAGAGGTGAAGCGAATCTTGAGGGGCCGAGCTCAAGCGCTGGCGAAGCCCTTGGTGGAGGTCCGAACCTCTGCAGAGGTTCTTGACTTGCTGGTCTTCTCGCTTCCGGGGGAGCGATACGGCATTGAGACGGCTCACGTCAGGGGGGTGATTTCTCTCCGGGAGCTGACGCCTGTGCCATGCACGCCGCCGGTCATTCTCGGCGTAGTCAACCACCGCGGGTGCATCCTGCCGGTCCTGGACCTCCGAAGGCTGTTCAATCTGCCTGGGCAAGGTATCACCGAGGGGGGCCGGGTTGTGGCGGTGGAGGCTGGAGGGATGACGTTCGGGATCTTCGCCGACGCCGTGGCAGGGTCCATCCGGGTGGCGGCTCACGAGATCGCGCCCCCTCCAGCGACCCTCAGCGCCGGTCGCCAGGCCTGCATCCGAAGCATTACGGGAGAAATGATCGCGGTTCTGGACCTGGAGGCGCTGACCCGGGATCCGCGGATCGTCGTGAACGACGAGGTCGGTGGTTAG
- a CDS encoding tetratricopeptide repeat protein — protein MRLSEELYLQAQTLIAGRLGLDFSRGRQADLERGLVQACHTSSVSAPETYLAWLATLPDESAEWRRLASHLTVGETYFFRDGALFEALEQHVLPSLITGRRTERNRRLRLWSAGCATGEEPYSLAILLDRLLPDLADWALTILATDINPDALETARRGRYREWSFRETPQWIRDRYFHRLSAETFEVDPRIRRMVTFAPLNLAKDGYPGVVTNTSAVDLILCRNVLMYFTREAQQAATVLLERALVRGGWLAVSPAEASVELYHPLVTVTFRAAILYRKGEEFAANLPLSDFNSAPEVDSGWRVADSPMQEPRHMEQADPLILSETKLTEAPPETPSDLQRAQALADQGKLEAARELCEAALVQDRLDPGAHLLLAAVCHERGEIPLALEALRRAIYLAPDSAAAHFLLGSLLLRQGQRKRGRRSMETVVSLLNSVPREEAVAGGDGLTAGRLLETARAYLEMPS, from the coding sequence TTGAGGCTGTCAGAGGAGTTGTACCTTCAGGCGCAGACGCTTATTGCCGGCCGGTTGGGCCTGGACTTCTCCAGGGGACGTCAAGCCGACTTGGAGAGGGGTCTCGTCCAAGCCTGTCACACCTCATCCGTCTCCGCGCCGGAGACGTATCTGGCCTGGCTCGCAACCTTACCGGATGAGAGCGCGGAGTGGAGGCGGCTGGCGAGCCACTTGACCGTAGGCGAGACCTATTTCTTCCGCGATGGTGCCCTCTTCGAGGCGCTGGAGCAGCACGTTCTCCCATCGCTCATTACCGGCCGCCGGACGGAGAGAAACCGACGGCTCCGGCTCTGGAGCGCCGGATGCGCGACGGGAGAAGAGCCTTACTCCCTCGCCATTCTGCTGGATCGCCTGCTCCCCGATCTCGCCGACTGGGCCCTCACGATTCTGGCCACCGACATTAACCCTGATGCTCTTGAGACAGCGCGGCGAGGGCGCTACCGGGAATGGTCCTTCCGGGAGACTCCCCAGTGGATCCGGGATCGATACTTCCACCGCCTGAGCGCGGAGACGTTCGAGGTGGATCCGAGAATTCGGCGGATGGTCACCTTTGCACCGCTTAACCTGGCCAAGGATGGCTATCCGGGTGTGGTGACCAACACGAGCGCTGTGGACCTGATCCTCTGTCGCAACGTCCTCATGTATTTCACTCGTGAGGCTCAACAGGCGGCCACGGTCCTACTCGAACGGGCGCTGGTGAGGGGAGGATGGCTGGCGGTGAGCCCTGCCGAGGCGTCAGTCGAACTCTACCACCCTCTGGTGACTGTTACTTTCCGCGCCGCCATTCTTTACCGGAAGGGGGAAGAGTTCGCCGCTAACCTTCCGCTTTCCGACTTCAACTCCGCGCCGGAGGTGGACAGCGGGTGGAGAGTGGCAGACAGTCCAATGCAAGAGCCACGGCACATGGAGCAAGCGGATCCGCTTATACTCTCGGAAACGAAGCTAACCGAGGCGCCGCCAGAGACGCCATCCGATCTCCAGCGTGCCCAGGCCCTGGCTGACCAAGGTAAGCTTGAGGCGGCTCGCGAGCTGTGCGAGGCCGCGCTGGTGCAGGATCGGCTGGACCCCGGGGCCCACCTGCTGTTGGCCGCGGTCTGTCATGAGCGAGGAGAAATCCCTTTGGCTCTGGAAGCCCTTCGACGGGCCATCTACCTGGCCCCGGATTCCGCCGCCGCCCACTTTCTTCTGGGCAGCCTCCTCCTTCGGCAGGGACAGCGCAAGCGGGGGCGGCGCTCCATGGAGACCGTCGTGAGTTTACTGAACTCCGTCCCGCGCGAAGAAGCGGTGGCGGGCGGCGACGGCCTGACCGCGGGCCGGCTTCTTGAGACTGCCAGGGCGTATCTGGAGATGCCCTCATGA
- a CDS encoding purine-binding chemotaxis protein CheW: MKRDLPAWLTDRSDQDVQSSTLRLVVFDIEGQRYAVPLNNVERVLPMVEVSPLPQAPAVVLGVMNLHGQVIPVIDLRRRLGLPLRDYGLTARLLMVRTSRRILALTADEVLGVRDVAQETITRPDALLPGIGHVAGIVSLADGLLFIHDVEACLSLNEEQRLTTALEELEN, translated from the coding sequence ATGAAGCGTGATCTGCCTGCCTGGCTGACAGACAGGTCCGATCAAGACGTTCAGAGCTCTACACTTCGGTTGGTCGTCTTCGACATCGAGGGGCAGCGCTATGCAGTGCCTCTCAACAACGTTGAGCGGGTCTTGCCGATGGTCGAAGTATCGCCGCTCCCGCAGGCCCCGGCGGTGGTTCTCGGCGTGATGAACCTCCATGGCCAGGTTATTCCGGTCATCGATCTCCGGCGCCGCCTTGGTCTGCCCCTCCGCGACTACGGCCTGACTGCCCGCCTGCTGATGGTCCGGACGAGCCGGCGAATCCTGGCCTTGACGGCCGACGAGGTGTTGGGGGTGAGGGATGTTGCACAGGAGACCATTACCCGGCCGGACGCGCTCCTCCCCGGGATCGGTCACGTGGCGGGGATCGTCTCGCTCGCTGACGGCCTCCTCTTCATCCACGATGTGGAAGCATGCCTCTCGCTGAATGAAGAACAACGCCTCACGACAGCCTTGGAAGAGTTAGAGAATTGA
- a CDS encoding septal ring lytic transglycosylase RlpA family protein, with the protein MLRIRQSAMLVLPLLLLLFLTSCASISRGPRAWEDPSGEKGLASWYGHPYHGRRTSSGEVYDMYQLTAAHREIPLGSWVEVINLTNGRSLTVRINDRGPFVDGRIIDLSYASARLLGVVGPGVAPVRVRLTQAPQPAPGPARYSVQVASFVEESNALALKAELEQKGAGVYLVKAQINGEVYYRVRVGQFVSHPEAKTAAERLASLGYRVLITYSEDRL; encoded by the coding sequence CTGACGTCGTGTGCGTCGATCAGCCGGGGGCCGCGCGCATGGGAGGACCCATCGGGCGAGAAGGGGCTGGCGTCCTGGTACGGTCATCCGTATCATGGTCGCCGCACCAGCAGCGGCGAGGTGTACGATATGTATCAGCTTACAGCCGCTCACCGCGAGATCCCGCTCGGAAGCTGGGTGGAGGTGATCAATCTCACTAACGGCCGTTCTCTCACCGTCAGAATCAATGATCGCGGGCCGTTTGTGGACGGTCGGATTATCGACCTGTCGTATGCCTCGGCCCGGTTGCTCGGGGTGGTCGGACCCGGTGTAGCGCCGGTCAGGGTTCGGCTGACCCAGGCGCCGCAGCCGGCTCCCGGCCCGGCCCGCTATTCGGTGCAGGTGGCCTCATTTGTCGAGGAGTCGAACGCCCTCGCGCTGAAGGCGGAGCTGGAGCAAAAGGGTGCAGGTGTGTACCTGGTGAAGGCCCAGATCAACGGGGAGGTCTACTACCGCGTCCGGGTTGGACAGTTCGTCTCCCACCCCGAAGCCAAGACAGCCGCGGAGCGACTGGCTTCGCTGGGTTACCGCGTCCTGATCACGTATTCTGAAGACCGCCTTTAA